The Platichthys flesus chromosome 8, fPlaFle2.1, whole genome shotgun sequence genome has a window encoding:
- the syce3 gene encoding synaptonemal complex central element protein 3 has product MTDSSPERPQADQDGVLELNKDLEKMTECAENMSVQLTWMAYDLVALRTSPEVGALLQGLEEAYHRCRAAVCGARSREPDPEDRADPSQI; this is encoded by the exons ATGACCGACTCATCCCCCGAGCGTCCTCAGGCGGACCAGGACGGCGTGTTGGAGCTCAACAAAGATTTAGAGAAGATGACAGAATGCGCTGAAAACATGTCAG TGCAGTTGACCTGGATGGCCTACGACCTGGTGGCCCTGCGGACCAGCCCCGAGGTGGGGGCCCTGCTGCAGGGGCTGGAGGAGGCGTATCACCGCTGTAGAGCCGCTGTGTGTGGAGCCCGGAGCCGGGAGCCAGATCCAGAGGACAGGGCTGATCCCTCTCAGATCTGA
- the LOC133958916 gene encoding protein Wnt-8-like, whose translation MKMVQFLLWLIALLCKICPGHTWVASNFLMTGPKAYLNYARSVQVGALSGIEECKQQFAWDKWNCPDSATQLKGLRRATRETSFIQAISAAGVMYTLTRNCSLGDLDNCGCDVSKNGKIGGRGWLWGGCSDNVDFGERVSKQYVDAQETGQDSRAAVNLHNNEAGRLAVKATMKRICRCHGMSESCSVQTCWTQLSDFRETGNYLKMKHRQAQKLDIDKKRIRAGNSADSRGAIVEAFGSIDKTELIYLEDSPDYCRRNVSLGLYGTEGRECLQHGDGLTQWERRSCRRLCHDCGLRVEERRTEVVSSCNCKFHWCCKVNCEDCSQVMVKHVCARREAGDGHGYRRRHRVPK comes from the exons ATGAAAATGGTGCAATTCTTACTTTGGCTGATTGCTCTTTTATGCAAAATCTGTCCAGGACACACTTG GGTGGCCAGTAACTTTCTGATGACGGGACCTAAG GCCTATCTGAACTACGCCAGGAGCGTGCAGGTGGGCGCTCTGAGCGGGATTGAGGAGTGCAAGCAACAGTTTGCGTGGGATAAATGGAACTGTCCGGACAGCGCCACGCAGCTCAAGGGCCTGAGACGCG CCACAAGAGAGACTTCCTTCATCCAAGCCATCAGTGCAGCGGGCGTCATGTACACTCTGACCAGGAACTGCAGCCTGGGAGACCTGGACAATTGTGGCTGTGATGTGTCAAAGAACGGGAAAATTG gtggtcGTGGCTGGTTGTGGGGTGGCTGCAGTGATAACGTGGATTTCGGGGAGAGGGTCTCCAAACAGTACGTGGATGCGCAGGAGACAGGGCAGGACTCCAGAGCTGCTGTCAACCTGCACAACAACGAGGCCGGACGACTG GCTGTGAAGGCAACAATGAAGCGCATCTGCAGGTGTCATGGCATGTCGGAGAGCTGCAGCGTCCAAACCTGCTGGACGCAGCTGTCAGATTTCAGAGAGACCGGCAACTATTTGAAGATGAAGCACAGACAGGCCCAGAAGCTTGACATCGACAAGAAGCGCATACGGGCCGGCAACAGCGCGGACAGCCGCGGGGCCATCGTGGAGGCGTTCGGCAGCATCGACAAGACGGAGCTCATCTACCTGGAGGACTCCCCGGACTACTGCAGGAGGAACGTGAGCCTGGGCCTGTATGGCACCGAGGGCCGGGAGTGCCTGCAGCACGGGGACGGTCTGACccagtgggagaggaggagctgccGCAGGTTGTGCCATGACTGCGGCctgagggtggaggagaggcGCACGGAGGTGGTGAGCAGCTGCAACTGCAAATTCCACTGGTGCTGCAAGGTGAACTGTGAGGACTGCTCCCAGGTCATGGTGAAACATGTGTGCGCCCGGAGGGAGGCTGGGGACGGACACGGCTACAGACGGAGACACCGTGTACCCAAATGA
- the LOC133958979 gene encoding protein Wnt-8a-like — MGPFYLLTAVVLCICCHFQFALAWTVNNFLMTGPKAFLTYARSVQVGAQSGIQECKHQFALERWNCPESTLQLSTLNGLRSATRESSFVHAISSAGVMYTLTKNCSMGDFDNCGCDDSRIGQTGGRGWIWGGCSDNAAFGEKISKQFVDALEDGHDSRAAVNLHNNEAGRLAVKSTMRRACKCHGVSGSCSIQTCWMQLADFREVGNYLKMKHENAKKLEMDKKPARAGNSADNRGAITHGFRGIPRTELIYQEDSPDYCVKNRSMGFPGTEGRECLKGNKNMSQWERKSCRRLCYKCGLRVVEKRIEVVSSCNCKFHWCCTVRCEKCTQTVTKYYCARQESGRKPHNKTRRRHNGRRQ; from the exons ATGGGACCTTTCTATCTCCTCACAGCTGTGGTTCTGTGCATTTGCTGTCACTTTCAGTTTGCATTAGCCTG GACGGTGAATAATTTCCTCATGACTGGACCAAAG GCTTTTCTGACCTACGCCAGAAGTGTGCAAGTGGGTGCACAGAGTGGAATACAAGAGTGCAAACACCAGTTCGCCTTGGAGAGGTGGAACTGCCCAGAGAGCACGCTCCAATTATCCACACTCAACGGCCTCAGAAGTG CCACAAGGGAGAGTTCTTTTGTCCATGCCATCAGCTCGGCCGGAGTGATGTACACGCTCACCAAGAACTGCAGCATGGGGGATTTTGACAACTGTGGCTGCGATGACTCCAGAATTGGACAGACAG GAGGCAGAGGATGGATTTGGGGAGGCTGCAGTGATAATGCGGCGTTTGGAGAGAAGATCTCCAAACAGTTCGTTGACGCGCTGGAAGACGGGCATGACTCGCGCGCTGCAGTCAACCTGCATAACAATGAGGCAGGCAGACTG GCGGTCAAAAGCACAATGAGAAGAGCCTGCAAGTGTCACGGTGTGTCCGGGAGCTGCAGCATCCAGACCTGCTGGATGCAGCTGGCCGACTTCAGAGAGGTTGGGAACTATCTGAAGATGAAGCACGAGAACGCAAAGAAACTGGAGATGGACAAGAAGCCTGCGAGGGCCGGGAACAGCGCGGACAACCGAGGAGCCATCACGCACGGTTTTCGCGGAATCCCACGGACGGAGCTCATCTACCAGGAGGATTCCCCGGACTACTGCGTCAAGAACAGGAGCATGGGCTTCCCGGGCACCGAGGGGCGGGAGTGTCTGAAGGGCAACAAGAACATGTCCCAGTGGGAGAGGAAGAGCTGCCGCCGGCTGTGCTACAAGTGCGGCCTGCGGGTGGTGGAGAAGCGCATCGAGGTCGTCAGCAGCTGCAACTGCAAGTTCCACTGGTGCTGCACGGTGAGGTGCGAGAAATGCACGCAAACGGTTACCAAATATTACTGTGCGCGTCAGGAAAGCGGGAGGAAACCACATAATAAAACGAGGCGCAGGCACAATGGGCGCAGGCAGTGA
- the tmsb2 gene encoding uncharacterized protein tmsb2, which produces MQAGVHTPADSLSFRSALPSPSLRLYPSLLALLSWWIFSPLALWNTAKMSDKPDMTEIASFDKAKLKKTETKEKNPLPTKETIEQERKGDATP; this is translated from the exons ATGCAGGCAGGCGTGCACACACCGGCAGATTCACTCAGCTTCCGCAGCGCTCtcccttctccatctctgcggCTCTATCCCTCCCTGCTCGCACTCCTCTCCTGGTGGATTTTTAGCCCACTGGCTTTGTGGAACACCG CCAAAATGTCTGACAAGCCTGATATGACTGAGATCGCCAGTTTCGACAAGGCAAAGCTGAAGAAGAcggagacaaaagagaaaaacccTCTGCCCACCAAAGAGA CCATCGAGCAAGAGAGGAAAGGCGATGCCACACCTTGA